AAGTGTGTGAGTGTCGGCAGGCAGGTATTAAACTGGCGCCCCTACAGAGTGCTATGGTCTTTGCGAGGATTAAATCGCCTCCGAAACGAAATGCTTCACATTTCACTAAATTGTGAAGGAAAGTGGAATGACCATCGTCAAAACAAATTTTAATTTCTGATCCTTTCCATGATACGAGCGCCTGTGAACCAGTTCTGTGGAAATAAACCTTTATCGTCAAAGGGACACTTGCTGTATGCGGAATTGCTGGTCATACAATACAGGCCTTTGTCTGTTCCTCTCATCATGGCTGCGATACGGCCAAGTCCGCTGTCTGTCATAAAGAATACGTCACATGATGACATCGTCCGTTGATCAAGAATCACTTTAGCAAAACCCCCGCATTTGTCATCTTTTCCGTGATTGTTAAGATCAATATGAACGATATCTCCCTCCAAATCTTGGATGACACTAGGAAACAGCTTCTTCGCATCCTGTCGCACGTCCTGGGAGTCTGTGGCCACGAAAATCCGATAGAGGGCGCTGTTATTATACTGTCTAAGGAAGTTCCACACTAAACTAACATTCAAGGGTGTGGGTCTATGATTCTCACCCGGAATAGTAGGGTTCTTCATTACTCGAATATGTGCACACACGAGTTTTCTCCCTTTGTCACGGGCTAATGTTTGGAAATCATCAAACCTTTTCTGAATTTCGGGTCTCATTCTAAACAGTCGTCGTAAAACAATATTGTATATGTCATTTGTTGTCTGATTATATGCCCATCGAAGACTTTTAAAAAGCGGATGCAGTTTTAGATAGTTAACCAGGTCCTGATTCACAGTGAAATATGTGACGTCAGAAGGAAattctttttctaaatcaaGAGATTTTGCAATTTCCTGACGTAGTTCAAATGCGTCTTCGTTAAGTCGCTTGTACCTACTACTTTTCAGACCATTTATTTCAGAATTTTGGAGAATCCAGTCAACTTTGTTTGGCTGGAAGAAATTCCTGATATCACATGGTACCAGCATGTTGACTTTGAACTTCCTGCTAAGTACTTGTGAAATCATATAAGCACCTACAATTCCTTCTTCTCTGTCCGCAAGCCCACCACAGCCACCCTGGGAACAGTCgtagatgaaatatttattttcccATCGTGGCTTAACGAAATAGTCCTCAGGAATAGATTCTATTTTTGAGCCAGTGGGAGTGTATTCTAGTGAAGGTTTGGCTTCATCCCTCAGTCCGTGAAATACATTTTTAGTTATAGGTCGCTTCACT
This genomic stretch from Haliotis asinina isolate JCU_RB_2024 chromosome 4, JCU_Hal_asi_v2, whole genome shotgun sequence harbors:
- the LOC137280821 gene encoding uncharacterized protein; this translates as MLRPRLHWRHFVLLMCGLVLTAYVYLITGVKRPITKNVFHGLRDEAKPSLEYTPTGSKIESIPEDYFVKPRWENKYFIYDCSQGGCGGLADREEGIVGAYMISQVLSRKFKVNMLVPCDIRNFFQPNKVDWILQNSEINGLKSSRYKRLNEDAFELRQEIAKSLDLEKEFPSDVTYFTVNQDLVNYLKLHPLFKSLRWAYNQTTNDIYNIVLRRLFRMRPEIQKRFDDFQTLARDKGRKLVCAHIRVMKNPTIPGENHRPTPLNVSLVWNFLRQYNNSALYRIFVATDSQDVRQDAKKLFPSVIQDLEGDIVHIDLNNHGKDDKCGGFAKVILDQRTMSSCDVFFMTDSGLGRIAAMMRGTDKGLYCMTSNSAYSKCPFDDKGLFPQNWFTGARIMERIRN